A genome region from Oryzias melastigma strain HK-1 linkage group LG12, ASM292280v2, whole genome shotgun sequence includes the following:
- the arpc3 gene encoding actin-related protein 2/3 complex subunit 3 codes for MPAYHSNLMEPNTRMIGNMALLPIKTQFKGPARGDGVESDIIDEAIYYFKANVFFKNYEIKNEADRTLIYVTLYISECLKKLQKCSSRGQGEKEMYTLGITNFPIPGEPGFPLNAMYAKPGNKTDEETMRAYLQQIRQETGLRLCDRVFDPQTDKPSKWWVCFVKRQFMNKSLSAPGQ; via the exons ATGCCG GCATATCACTCCAACCTGATGGAGCCGAACACCAGAATGATCGGGAACATGGCCCTGCTCCCCATCAAAACTCAGTTTAAAGGACCAGCTAGAGGAGACG GTGTAGAGTCTGATATAATCGATGAGGCTATTTACTACTTCAAGGCCAACGTCTTCTTTAAGAACTACGAAATCAAG AATGAGGCCGACAGGACGCTTATCTACGTTACACTCTACATTTCTGAATGCCTGAAGAAGTTGCAAAAG TGTAGCTCCAGAGGGCAGGGAGAGAAGGAGATGTACACTCTGGGAATCACAAACTTCCCAATCCCAGGAGAGCCCGGCTTCCCTCTCAACGCCATGTACGCTAAACCTGGGAACAAGACGGATGAAG aGACCATGAGGGCGTACCTGCAGCAGATCCGCCAGGAAACCGGTCTGAGGCTATGTGATCGCGTGTTTGACCCCCAGACTGACAAACCCAGCAAG TGGTGGGTGTGCTTCGTCAAGAGGCAGTTCATGAACAAAAGTCTGTCAGCTCCTGGACAGTGA